The sequence below is a genomic window from Dromaius novaehollandiae isolate bDroNov1 chromosome 7, bDroNov1.hap1, whole genome shotgun sequence.
TGCTTTGCACAGAAAACCCACCTGTGCCAGCAtccactattattattattattattattattattattacaatatttttctttccttttcttattgTTAAGAGAACAATGTGACAGGCCGCAGGAGAAAACTGCCAAAGAGGACTAGTGACAGgagggaaaaagggaaggcagGACAGGAGGTGACTCTAGATCAACCCAGAAAGTTGCCGGTGTGTATTTGCCTTCTCCCAGGCGCAGAGCGGCTGGAGTCCCCGGACACGATGCCGCGTGCGGCAGGCATGTGGCTGAGCACAAGCACACCTGTAGAGGTGTGTGGAAATGCTGCAATTACCCCTCTCCGTGCGGACTCATACCGCTCACCTGTGACCAGTCCTGGACTCTGCCGGGGTTCTGGGCTAGCAACTGAAATCAGCCCAAGGCCAAACTCCCAGGGCACAAGAGGATTCGAGACCAAGCCCTCACGTGCCCCAGCAAGTCACCAGGCAGTGAGCAGGTTTGGGGAGAAGCACAGGGGCCCATGAGGACCCTCTGCTGCATCCAGGCAAGGGAAGGTTTCCAAGGGCATCTTCTCCGTTGTTCTGCAGGTGCTTACGTGCCGGCAGGGTTTTATTTCCTATGGGTGGTTTCAAACACGCAACAGACGTTTGCAAACGGAGCTGTCAGGATGGAACTTCTCTTGCGGGTTTTCCGGTGGCTTCTTTTTTCCAGATGACAAGTCAGTCATAATCCCGCGTTCAGTCCAGAGTGAACATCACTGCTTGGTCCAGCCTCGGGACCGCAATGCCAAAAGCTGGGGATGCACCTCTCGCTGCTGGCTTCGCTTTGATCACCTTCCCTGCGATGGGACATGCATCCACATCCTTCCCCCTTTGGCGCAACTCTGTGGCTCTGTTACATAGGTGCGTGGTCTTCATTCCTttatgtgtgtgtttggtttgTGTTAAGTTCTTAGGAGTTTTgttggtgttttttgttgtttgctgttTTCCTCCAAAATTCCAACCCTTTCCCCCCTCTGATTCACTTCCCTCTCCCACAATGCACTTCCTTGCACTCCTTCTCAGATCGGCTCCAAGTCCTTCTCCAAAATTCAAGAATCACCCGCGAGCACCAGCTCATCTTTTCTGGCCGGAGCCAAGCATGACCCGGGAGACAAAGTTGACGATGGCTGCAGCTGGCTGGTCCGGATCCAGCTCGGCAAAGAGGTGGCAAACATTGTCCGTGGTGCTCCCTTGCTTCCTGGCCACGAAACCAAAGAGCCTGGGTGGGAGAAGGCAAGAGGCTCAGAGAGGTCCCCAGCAACAAACCCGGGGAGGCGCAGCGACTGATGCTGGCAGTACGGGGAATTCCAATCCCTGATGGGGAGCCTGGGGCTCCCAGGGCAGCTGTCTGCAAGCCTTtctgccccagggctctgcccaaAACCCTTCCTTAGGGGTATCTTATGGGCTGCCAGCTCTGCTCACTCAAGGGGCAATACCAGACTCTTCCTGCATGGGCCAGTCCAGCTTCACCCTCTCAACCTCCATCTCGCATGACACAATGTGAGACATCTTGACAAACAGCGTGCATGAAGACCAGTCTACCCTTCCCTTTGCTGCAGTTGCTCTGAGGGCCAGCACTGCATTTCCCTTCCAGCATCTCTCCACCAAACCTTCCTGGCTCCTTCGCTCTGACCATTCCCATCACCCTCCCCCAGGTTGTCCCCAAGAAGAGACCTTCCAAATGATCACAGCACTGCCTCCCTTTGAGTGAAACCACAGAGGTGTGACTGGCCAGCCACTGGGATAGTCACTAGGGAGATCTCCTAATACTGGAAAGGCCATGCAGGGACATGGAGAGAGCAGACCCATGTGCTGCCACACACAGAGCTGGGTGAAACCATGCAGTTATTCCTGTCTGTCCTTCCCTTAAGgaataaaatatcctttttttaattagaacGTGCAAACTCAAGTTATAAATACGGGGGAACAGAATGTGAGACAGGCCCAGCCATGGCATTTCTAATTGGACAGGGGAAATATCCCAGCAGCTGAGCATCCTAATAAAAACCCCTTCACTAAGATAATGGCTAAAATTAGTGGGAATTAGCCCCTGGAACTGGGCTCAGCTGGCAACTCTGTGCTCCCGTGGttcaggaaaagaaggaagaaaggaagggaagagccAGCAGAGTCATCATGGCACTGCATGGTTCACACCTGGTTAATACTACCCTGCCGTTCTGTTCCATGAGCCAGTGTCCCACTAACAGCACCGGGATGGTCTCCAGTGAGGCCAGTTCAGTGTGGTCCATACCTGCTCTGACCAGGAATTTGGGGCCAAAAGATGCTTACTGAGTCCCCAGGACCACAGTCACATGCTTGGGTGAAACTTTcctgcagcaagctgctgagcctGTCCCTTGGGGAATGGCCTCTCACCACCCCAGAGCGGGAAAGCTCTTCATTGGATGGACACTATATCAGATGGAGCATCCCCAGCCAGGACCTGCGGGACAACACTCAAATGCAAGCGGGGGCCACTCCAGTTGGGGCTGGGAGGAACTGAGCTCTGAAAGCACTTACTTGGCTGGGCCGCTGCCATCAGTTTTAGTCCACCTGCAAGGAGAAGAAGAGGTGTGAGAAGCTGCATCTCCTGCATCCTGCAGAGCAATGAGGTAGTTTGCCAAACCAGCCCTGCTGGGGACCACCATGCAGACATGGTGACGACCTGGATTCTTCGCAGGTTTGGTGCTTTGGAAAAAGACTGCAGTCCCGAGAGTGCCCTCAGGCTGGTGCATGGTCTGCAGCCATGCCCATCAGGGGTACATAGGGGAGGCATGCCTGTGCACACATCTGGACGGGCTCGCTCTCCACAGCGTCTCCCTCCCAACCCCACTCCTTCACCCAGCCGCAAGCAGAGAGGCCACAGCAGTTAAATGGACTGCCTCGCAGAGCCAGGATCTTTCTCCGCATTCTTTGGAGGAGCTGTGAGCTCCAGGCTCAGCTCTTGCAGCCCCATATTACTCATGAGCATGGCTGTTAGCTGATCCTTACCCAGCCAAGGGGGCAGATTGGCATCCAAACGTGATGCACCTTTCCCCCAGCTTGGAAAAACCAAGAAGTCACTGCAAGAAGCTGGCATTTCCACAGGGTATCTGAGGGTACCTTCCATCCCTGCCCTCCTCCAGAGCAAGGAGGACCAAGCAAGCAACAACCCTGCTCCAAGCAGCCCAGGAGcctggagggagaggaagggcaggggGGATGAGCTCCCCCTGAGCTAGGGCACTCACTTTCTTTCCTGGGCATCCAGGTCACAGAAGGTGACGGTGTTGAGGGGGTAGTGTCGTCGGAAGAACAATCTGAAACACAAGGCAGGGAGTCACAGTCAGCAAgccccctgcctctgccccaccATCACGGCCCAAAGCAGTACCAGCCCATCGCCACTGAGTCCCCACCAGTATGGGGACCATTTCCCTAGGTCTCCCCTGGGATGCTCCAAGAGTCAAGGGCGGAGCTCATCCCTGCCTATGAGCAGCCTAATGCCACCCCAGGGACGTTCTTCACCAACGTGCTCCCTGGGTCACGGCTAATCAGCTCCCAGCATGGTACTCTAGTCCCACACATGCTTGGGCAttggggacctggggacacagcTCTGGGAGCTCTTACTTCCTCTGGTTGTCTGTTAAGGTGATGCCTTGCGCGGATACTTTGAAGTGGACGATAGTAGCAGTGGGTGTAGGGTCGGCAACTAGCGTCTCGGAGACAGCTTTTGCGATGGCCTGGGGGCCAGTGAGCGACTCCATCTCCACCGAGTTGATAAAGAGGACGTTGCAAGCTGGAAGGAGAGACAGAGCAGGCGTGCGTTGAGCGATCGCTCCAGGCCATGTTCaccccatggcagcagggctctgggcagcccctgcctACTCACCCGCACCCTGTTTGAGGAGGTCCGTGGTGGAGTTGGTGGCTGACgctgcatctttcttttcctcagtaGGATCTAGAAGAGAGGAGACATCACTGCTTCTCCCTGCTTGACAAGTGACCCTGTCCCCAGCAGCCCAGGCTGTGGGGGCAGATGCACTATCCCCTTTCCAACTGCTGGGCATCGGATCCCAGGATGGATGCTGGCTCCCAGCACACCACCCCAAGGGAAAAGCCCAGCCTGGACCTGAACTGTCTGAGCACATGGGTGTAAGGGGAATGGTGgggaagcacagcccccagcacgGAGAGAAGAGGGAGCACATCCCCAGGACTGGCTCTGCTGGGGAAATACAGCCCTGAATGTGGCTCTGGCTGGCAGAGGAACCAAGATCCTGTCCCAAGCTGCAGAGGGGCAATGCTGCCCCATTGCTCCCTTCTGAGCCTGGCTCTCACCTCGGTCAGGAATGACCAGCTTGCAGGGCAGGGCCAAGGGCATGATGGAGTGCTGGTACACTAGAGCCGAGAGGCACCCTGGGGAGAGACAGGAGACAATCAGCACAGGTCCGGTGACATGTAATACCCTGCCTTGGAGCACATTAGCCACGGGATAATTGGAACAAGGGAAGTCACCGCCCTTCATCCTGCCCAACAGCATcatttctcctcctctcactctgccccCAAAAAGCTGAGGATCTGTCACACACTTCAACAAAGTCTGTGCAACCCTGTGCATTcacatttgcatgtgtgtgcatgtgcaggagACCAAGCAGCATGTGTACATGCATGCCATTGGATGTGTGCATGTGACTGTGTGCACATATAGGCACATGAAGGgagctgtgtgcacatgcatgtctgctctgtgtgtgtatctCCGTGTACAAATGCAGGGCAGTAGGTCTGTGCGCATGCACACAGATGTGCATGGACAGGCACCTATGTGTCTGTGCACAGGTGAAAATACATGTGCGTGCACAGGTGTGCACTTTATGTTCagatgtgcgtgcacacacacacgtgtagaTATGCATATTGGTGCatttgtgtgcatttgtgtgtcaTGTTCACATGGATACAGGGGTGTTCAGTTAAATTTAGGCATGTATGAAGGTAAGTACTTgtgcatatatgcacacatgagtgtgcacacatgtgcatgcatgagCATGCATGGCCCCAGAGGCTTCTTAGGGCTCTGCTCCAAACACCTGCAGGACTCAGTTATGCAGGAACAAGTGGCCGTGGCAAAGGCAGAGGCTCTCCCAGAcacctgcttgctctgcttttacAGTCCAGCAAAGTAAAGGCCTTCCCAGCCCTGAAGATGGGGAAGCACATGGGGGCACTCACCAAAATTGGGCTCATTGGGACATCCTTTTAGTTTCACACCCCGTGGGCTGGTCTCGATGAGGAAGTGCCTCACCAGCTCATTGGTGATGTCTCCTGGGAAGAGATGGGAGGTTCTCACACCAgagccaccctcctcctccctgccggCTGCCTGCAATCCTTCACCTATGGGAGCAGCCCCCCCTCTGGCCTCTCCCACCCCACCACCCTGAGATCCCATGGGAATCCAGCAGTCTGGCACGTCCCTGGCTTGAGGGAGGGTGCTCTGCCTTTCTGCATGCCTGCAGACCTTGTATCAGGTCCTTTGCAAAAGGCTGACCTCAAGCCAGGCTCCCCTGCGGTGTTGCTGGGCTGGGGggctgtgcccatttctccatgCTGAGGACCAGTTGCAAATGCCCCCAAGCCCTCCACAGCTCAGGGCAGTGTCCAGCGCTTCCCCATGCCACCGGAGGGGAGGGCTAGGGAAGAGATGGGAGGGAAGGATGGATGCTGCCACATCAGCACATACCCAAGGGCACACCATACTCAGCAGACCCAGCTGCCCACTTGCCGCGGGCTGAACAATAGAAAGCATCTTGGCGTGGGAAGGAGAAGGGCACACAATACCTTTCTTGTTCTGCTGCATGACCGTGGGAGGTGGGGACGCTACTTTCATGGCAAGGCCGTAGGCTCCCCGGAAGGAATGGCTGTCGCGGATAATGAAAGCCCCCGGCTCCCTGTCCTTCAGCAACGTGAtggctgcagagagagaaaggcagctctCAGGCCTGGCAGGCGCAGAGCCAACATGCCCTCTGAAACCGGCGGGTGGTGGTCAAGATGGGGAGCTCGCTTGCCCCAGCTCTGAGACCCCTCTGAGCAATACCTGTGCAAGATCCGGGTGCTTTACACACCAAGCTGCGTAGCTCCACTGCACACCGGGGAGAGACCAGTGCTCAAAGGGGGAAGGTTTGGGGAGCCCACATCATGCAAGCCTGCAGCTGACTTGGGACGCAAACCCCTCCTCCCAcagccccagcatccccagtgcatCTTCATTTCCTACCTAGCCCTAGGATTTTCCCTCAGGGAAATCCTTTCTAGCCCCCACAATCCTGCAGCTATCTCCAACTTCAGCCTCCAATGCAGCGGTGCACCCTGAGTCTCAAACGCGGCTCACTCAGCCAAATCCTTCGCCCCAAGCAATTTACTCACCCTGCTCCCTGGAGATCTCTGGTTTGTACCAGTACTTGGAAGTGTCTTGGACAAACTTGACATTGGCACGAGTCTCAGGGCTGATGTCtgcaggaaggaaaggggaaaagaaaagaaaaaaagtcaagagaCATTGTATATAAAACCCTGTAtgagcagctcctgcctgcaggaTGGCCAGCTGATCTCCAGGAGTATTAATATCTTCAGCTCATTTTAGCCCCAGCATATTGCCTTAACCTCAGGTCGTGGCAGGTTGCAGTCCAGACAGAGGCAGGCTGATCTTcacctggagctggcagggctgcATCTAAAGCTAAACCCAGGCACAAGCCTTGAAAGGCTATGCAGGGAAGAGCTTATCCTGCACATATGCTGAgaaaaaatcattcatcatttAAAAGTCAGCCAGCCAGGTGAATAAAAGCTGTCTGAGGAAAAATGTGGGATCTCCAGAGGGCAGTGGGGAGATCCATTGACTTTGGAGGATATTTACCACTCTCCAGTGTTCAAGATGTGGCTGATCCATCATAAAAATAAATCCCTTGCCGATCTTTGCTCCATGCAGAGCACCCAGACAGGCAGATGCCCCCCAGGAAAGGCGGCgggtccccagccccagcgcggcccAATCTTGCCACGCTCTGTCTGTGGCACAGCCCCGAGGGGACCCACCGCTCCTGTTATGAAGCCTCCGCTTTGCTCACACTACATTTCTAACCACCTGCTTTTCACAAACATACAAGCAAACAACCTGCCAGGCCAGGTCAGATAACACCTCAGGCATTATCAGCCCATTGCAGTCTAGTCACCTGCAGAGGGTTTGCTCCAGTCTCCAGCCTGCTCCCTAATTGCTACGGTTTCACGCTCACGCTTCACAGCTCAGAAACGtccctcctccccgcagcccaCAAGGTTGGCAGCTCGCAGCGAACGTGAACACTGCGGCCGTCGCGGGAGCCAGGGAGTCCACAAAGGGCTGCGAAACCAACCCGGCCACCGGAGCCACTGCTCCACCAGCGCTTTATTCCCCTCATCCTATCAGCCCAATCTTGGCGTCATGGAGGCGTCTCCTAACAAGAGCGGGGGGACAGGTTTCAGGCATCGTAGCACCCAGGGCACGgcacagcttttcaaaataagGAGGCCACCCGGATGCGCTGCAGCAGGGTCTCTCTGGGGCAAAGCCAGCAGTGAACAGGGCTCTGGGTTAGGTGAGTCCCCACGGGGGAGAAAGGCCACGCGGATGTGAGCGGCCTCCCAGGACTTTGATCTCCCCATACACGAACTCCTGCACTGTTTATGCCAGCACAATGGCAAGTTTGCTTCTGATGCTAAGTCAGTATTTTCCTGTTTAGATTCGctgttttgaaaagcagaaaaagcaggaagtggcccaagccccagaagtgccgcGGGTTTCTACATCAACAGGAGGAATAAATCAAATCACAGCCATGACCACTTCCCTGCTCACCAGCGAAGAAGAGGGGAGAGCCAGAGGGGcaaagagaggggagggaatggAGACTCAAGACATGccaaacaggaaaagcaaaagtttctcctatttctttttctattttcttgtcTCCCTGGGAGGGAGGCCCTGGGCATCCCTTACCTGGCATGGAAAACTTGGAGAAGTCCGGCAGGGTGTGGGAGAAAGTCACGGCACTGCCTCCGCTGGGACTGGACATGCCACTGGAGAGGGGTGAGGACATCTTGCCGTTGATGGTGGCGTAGTTGGGCAGGCTGTTGGAGCGGTCCCCGGCCGACATCCTCCTCTTCTCAGGCAGCGCAGgctgcagcgtggggctgccCTGCCGGTAGGCAGCCGAGTCCGGCGAGGAGGAGTGGGGCGTGCTGGTGCCGGGGTAGTACGCCGGCGAGACGGGGAAGGACGGCGTGGAGGGAGGCTGGTagccagaggagctgctctgccGAGACAGCGTCGGGCGCCTCTCCTCCGGGGTGGTGTAGCCATAtgtggggctgccgggggggccggccACCATGGCCTGATGCCTGGCCAGGCTGGGGCTCCCCGGTGCCACGGCCAGGTTGCTGTGGGCTGCCACAGCATGCCGGCCCAAGCCAGGGCTACCAGGAGCACCCGTGACACTGGGGTTGACCGCTCTTCGCCCAAAGCCCGGGCTGGGTGGCGTGTTGGTAGCCACTGTCCGGTGCAGGGTGCGGGGGCTCCCCGACAGCGTGTGGACCCCCACCACGCTAACCTGTGGCTGTGGCCGAGCTTGGGGATCCGGTGGGAGGCCACCACGGCTGTCGGGGTAGTCAGGGCTGCTGTACGCTGGGCCCGGGGCCCCACCTTGGACTGCGACGAAGGAGGAGGGAGACGAGTTTTGGTAGCTGCTGTGAGCAGAGGGCATTTGGGAGGCAACGGGTGACCGGTAAGTAGATTCGGCTGAGGTGTGGGGAGGCGTAACCGTGCCGTGGGGGCTGCCCTCCGATGGGTAGCTGTGGATGGAGGCTCTGAGGAGagatggggaggggagaaggattCAGCTGCTGGCGCTCATCATGGCTGCTTGCTGACACCACATCTCCAAGCAGTgcacagggaaactgaggcatggagccAGAAAGCCACTGAGTTGCTCAGTGGCAGCAGCAGAATGACAGCCCAGGAACTGCCAGCCATGTGAAAGCAACTGGAGGCGGCTTCAGTTCCCACACACCCACACCAATTCCCAACCAAAATATGTCGCTTTCTGGGAGGCAGAGCCTTTTCCTAGCTCTTCTCCCAGCAAAACGCCTGGTTGATTCCTCCCTGCCACTGTACAGGCTGCGAcagtggcaggcagcaagcaggggtggagaggggctggggacggagggctCCATTGCACCACAAGGGATGGATGCTCAGCCCAGCCCGGAGCAGTGTTAGTACAGATCCGATCCCTCCTCCCACCCTGGGGGCCACGTTCCCAGTGAGATGCTGCCGAGCGCCTGGTGACCACCATTGACCCAACTCTATGTCCTTGGGTACTGTCAGGTCACTGTCGCCTCTGAGGATGGCAGAGGagcccccagcactgccagctggcAAAGAGGTATGCAGAGCCATGAGGACCTGCCCACTGCCCTCTTACCCGTCCACGCTGTGAATGGGGCTGCTggtggagatggggctgggggtggtgaAGGAGTTGGAGAAGATGCCGTTCCTGGTAGGTGCTTCCGTGGCCTCCGGCTGGACGGTCGGCAGGCTCCCTCCTCTGTCTGTCGTGGCTGTCCGTGCCACCGACTCAACGTAGCTCCTCGGCTCTGtggcagaaggaaagaggaaacgGATGAGCCTGTGGCTTGCGCTGCTGGTGAGAGTGTGGGAACGAGGCCATGCCCTTCCCAGTCACCCCATTTCAACCAGTGAAGGTGCTTGACCTGAGCTCCTCCGGCTGCACATTTCCCCTCGTCCTTCTGCCCCATCTTTTCACCGAGCCTAAAACAAATCTGCCTGTCTCCCTCCCGCATCCCCAGGGGGTTGTGCAAAAACAGAGAGGTTGGACCCTGTACGGACTTTAAGGTTACTCTGAGAGCTCCCGAAGCCCCCGGCAAGCAAACAGGGAGGGGGGACTATGCCCATCCCTTCCCGGAGCAAGCAGGGCCATGGTCCCATCCTGCAGCACAACTCGTCCTCACTGCAGGCTCTGACACCACTGTCCCTCCACCCTGCTCTGAATCAGCGTCCCTCTCCAGCCAGGATGCCAAACAGCACACGTCGTGCTCCACACTCATCCTCAACCCGTAAAAATAGAGCTGGTGGCTTGGCCCAGCCTGTGCTGACTCACGGCAGGACTGACAGTGATGTCCCACGGTCCCTGCCCTGTGCAGCCCACCCCTCCCTGCCACCTCCAGCAGCAGAAACCAAGGCAGCAGCCCCAGCTATTTCTACTGAAGCATTCAATGCTTCCTCCCCATTCCAGCCTGAAACTGGACTCCCTAAGCACACTCGGAAAAAGCAGTTTTCCTTCGGAGATGCCGAGCTGTCCCATGCCAGGAACAGCAGGTTGGGCTGGCTGTCAGCAGCCTAGCCAAGCTGGCCAGCAGATCCAGCTCTCcgtctcctcttccctttccatcTTGGATTTCTTCTCCCCTGCCTTCAGTGCTGAGCAGGGAAAGCACCAAATCTGTTCTTGCTCCATCGAGGCTGGGTGAGGCCAGCTGTGTGGatgccccccagcagcagccagcctcACGTTACCACCCACCAGCCAAGACGGAGGAAGGGGCTTCAGCTTTAACCTCTTTCTTCCACGGCATCACAGGAATTTCACACCTTGCCAGGAGGCATGGCTACCTTGCATGACTCACGTATGCCATGGATTGCCTCTGTGCCTGTAACCAGTGCCCAGCGCCGGAGTGTAGCACTGGAAGCAAAACCACGGGCAAAGCCGTGGTGTTCACCAGCTCTAGGCCTTGAGCCAGGCCAGGATGCTGGAGAGGACAACAGAGCCTGGAgactgtccccatccccagtcTGCCCTGTGCTGGACACACAGCGCCCAGTGGACCCTATCCCTCTTTGGGACCAGGCCTGGGCTGGCAGCACTGGACACGAGCCGAGTGAGTACCGTGACACTCACCTCCTGATATTTTCCATACGCCTTCCCTGCCCAACCACATCACTGGCCAGGATGAAACACTTTGGGCCAGGCACCCTCACAGGTCCCCAGCTCCACCAGCTCTTTGCATGGCCAGCTCCAGGCTGGTCATGCCTTAGGCAGCTCTGCAGTAGTAATTAGCGTTACGAACGTTATTTTTATCATTAGTCATAACAACCGGTCTCTGGTTAATCCTGCAGGCAAGACAGCCGGCTTCCAGCCAGCAGTGCCAATGCACAGCACTGTGTTCAGAGCTGAACCCAAGGGAGTTGCAAGGAAAATGACTGTCAcagccctccctccttccctccttgcgTCTGTCTCCATGCACTGAGAATAAAAGCAAGTGCCCCATCTGCAGACAGGAGAGAATGAGTCAATCCCCCGGGGCTAatctccctgcccagccctgctcagctATCCTAGGAAAGATCTGAGCTGAAAACCCAGTGACGTCAGCATGGGCTGGGTACCAATGGCTGAGGCAGGACATAAGGCATAGAGTGACAGGGACAAGGCACTTGGCATCCAGGGGGATGTCCAAGGCAGCTGCAAGAAACTCTTTGCTGCTTAGgtaattaaattaatttcacaGCTACACACATCTTCCCCCTTGTCCCCACCCCAGACTAAAATTAGCCAGACAGTACAAATGAGTCAGCCTGCAAGAGGTTAAGACAAAACGGCTGCAAAAATACCAGCCCCTCCTGCTAATGTAGAGAGATTAAAGTGAGGCAGGAGGCAGGGGCTCAGCAAGAAGGGCAAGGGGAAGGGAAAGCCCACACATGAGCATGCAGGAGCATGGGTAGGCAAACGCAAGTGGGTGTGTGACAGTGAGGGCGGGTGCACAACTGCGGGCACACATCTGAGTGCTTTGGTTCactacatgagaaaaaaaaacaactgggaAGTTTTAGGCAGGatttttttagtttgaaaaatCCGATCTCACCTCCTCGTGTTTTCTTGGAAGAGGATCTGGAGACGGGAAGAGGATGGGAGAATAGAGAGGCCATGAGTCAGCCAGGGGTGGGCAGCCATTCGGGAATCCCTGCCCGAGAGGAGCTCCCTGTGTGCCAGACCCTCCCCAAAACCAAGGGGGGCTGCGCTCCTGCCAGAAATACCCAACATCACAACTGTAACAGTCTTTTTAAAGACCCCTCGGAGGTGGCAGCCAGGCTCCAACCTCACACGCTGCCAGCGCACCCGCACGGCTGCTCTCTTGTCCCAGATCCCAGACCCCAGACCCCAGAccccagctccaggcacaggCCAGGCAGGCTGCCATCTGCCGACCATGTCCTGTCCCAGAGGGACAGAGACCCTTGTGGAGCATCTGGCTGGGGTACAGAGGTGCCCTGGGCTCAGAGGCGCTGCTGATGGGAGCTGCACCCTGCTAAACAGCACAGAGCAGGCCACTGCTCAAGCTCATCTCCCTGCTCTTGGGCTGTTCCCGTGTCCCAGACATGCCATCTGAAAAGCTCCCACCACCTCCTTTAGGCCAAAACAACAGTCCCTGCTCAGGGCTGCGGACCCAGCCCCATTAAAGCCGTCATGTTATCTGAGAGGTAAAAgaaggaaagcagctttgcaagaGATTGGTGATGGCTATTCAGCCCCACCAGAACGGGGCTGCCAAAGTCCTCACCCAGGCTAACCATCACACAAGCGGCTGGAGGACCGTGAGACCAGAGAAGCAGTGTAGTTCAAGCTCCTTTCTGTCTGATTCCTGTGGGTTTTGGTGGGAAGGACAGAAGAGATATTTGGGTCTTTGGAGGGTGAAAAGGTAAAGTTTCTGGGAAAAGCCTAGAAGGAAAATTGGGGGGAAAAGCCtatttttatttccacttttcttCCTTTGAGGCATCCAAGAAACCATCACTGAAAAATCTGGAAATTCTGGAAATGGAAGATCTTTTGTGTTATTTACTTTAAGCAAACTCTTTCTCCAGTATCTCCAAAATGTTCACGTTTGGGCTGATATTTGTATTTCAAGGAATTTCTGGGGAGAAATACTAATTGTTCCCAGGAGGCACGGGAAAACGTAGCAAACATACTGAAAAGAGACATCCTCTGACTGAAAAGGATTCTGAACAAATACTTTCCCATCCCGGCCCTGAAGGCCTGAACTTTCATTAAATAAGAACATAAAACCACCCAACAATGATTAGATAGAAGCTGGCACACTGGGTAATTGCAGGCACTCCCAAAGCCTCTGCTGCCCCGGGACACACACCGGCCTGGAGCCATGCAATACCTCCGCGATCGGCAGAGCCATCCCTAAACCTTGCGCAGGGGGCTGTGCGAACCCACCCAGCTGATGGAGGCCGTGGGCAATGAGAGAACTGAGGCTGTCCCAGCTCAGCCCATGCCACGCCATCCTGCCGAGACGCACAGCCCAGTGAGGGGTGGGGAGGTCGACACAGCTGTGGGAATGTGGGCCACCTTTTTTTCACTGCTGCGCCAGCCCGGCAGCGGATGCACGCAGGCTGTGTGTGTTTCGCCACTGCCCAAAAGGACAAGCTGGCGCCCAGCTGAGCCAGCAGCACGTTTGTAGCCTTTGCGCCTTGTGACCTTTTGTGCTGCACTTTGGTTTATTTTCGCTCtcctccaaatggcagcagcacagccagagggggagggaaggatcGTGGAAACAGGACTGTTGCTTGCAGCCCCCAGGCAGACTAGTTTGAAGCTGGCTGAG
It includes:
- the TNS1 gene encoding tensin-1 isoform X13, with protein sequence MTGVCLSCLLWPQDLEAPPAHTFKVTNFKKVKACGICRQAITREGSTCRGCKLSCHRKCQAKAASPCSPAVSYELPSQGESITKQVDTLDATKSPRSGQSRRKTSRSMSVTAAMESSCELDLVYITERIIAVSYPSAAEEHNLHSNLREVAHMLRSKHGDSYVLFNLSERRHDINKLHPKVLDFGWPDLHTPALEKICSICKAMDTWLSAAPHNVVVLHNKGNRGRLGVVVAAYMHYSNISASADQALDRFAMKRFYEDKVVPVGQPSQKRYIHYFSGLLSGTIKMNNKPLFLHHVIMHGIPNFESKGGCRPFLKIYQAMQPVYTSGIYNVQGDSQTGICITIEPGLLLKGDILLKCYHKKFRSPTRDVIFRVQFHTCAVHDLDIVFGKEDLDEAFRDDRFPEYGKVEFVFSYGPEKIQGMEHLENGPSVSVDYNTSDPLIRWDSYENFNIQREDSVEGSWAEPPLAGKPLEKGVQSREKPPDESAVPARKRPPSESHYEKSSPEPSSPRSPTVRSPVHSVSPEVVSTIAANPGGRPKEPHLHSYKEAFEEMEGASPTSPPPSGVRSPPGLAKTPLSALGLKPHNPAEILLHPVGEPRSYVESVARTATTDRGGSLPTVQPEATEAPTRNGIFSNSFTTPSPISTSSPIHSVDGASIHSYPSEGSPHGTVTPPHTSAESTYRSPVASQMPSAHSSYQNSSPSSFVAVQGGAPGPAYSSPDYPDSRGGLPPDPQARPQPQVSVVGVHTLSGSPRTLHRTVATNTPPSPGFGRRAVNPSVTGAPGSPGLGRHAVAAHSNLAVAPGSPSLARHQAMVAGPPGSPTYGYTTPEERRPTLSRQSSSSGYQPPSTPSFPVSPAYYPGTSTPHSSSPDSAAYRQGSPTLQPALPEKRRMSAGDRSNSLPNYATINGKMSSPLSSGMSSPSGGSAVTFSHTLPDFSKFSMPDISPETRANVKFVQDTSKYWYKPEISREQAITLLKDREPGAFIIRDSHSFRGAYGLAMKVASPPPTVMQQNKKGDITNELVRHFLIETSPRGVKLKGCPNEPNFGCLSALVYQHSIMPLALPCKLVIPDRDPTEEKKDAASATNSTTDLLKQGAACNVLFINSVEMESLTGPQAIAKAVSETLVADPTPTATIVHFKVSAQGITLTDNQRKLFFRRHYPLNTVTFCDLDAQERKWTKTDGSGPAKLFGFVARKQGSTTDNVCHLFAELDPDQPAAAIVNFVSRVMLGSGQKR